The window CGAACCTTGACAATCTCGTTGTTATCAGCGCCAGTACCGGCATCCAAAGCAAAGTTAGTGCCATGAAGGATAACACTGCCGGATCCAGGGTTGATGTCCCAAGTTTTGGCTTGATCACAGTTAACAGTGACGACCTGGACACCGTTGCTGTAGTCGTTGCTGTTGGGGGACAGGCATTTGCCATCTCTATACGACTGGATCTTGGCACCAGAGTAGCGTTTGGTGAAAGGGGTGGCAGACACGAGAGCgagcaaaggaaggaggatagAGAAGTACAACATACTGTCGGATGGGCTGGTTGGTGTCAGTTGATCAAGTAATGCAAGATAAGGAGAGAGTTCGAAGGGCTCGTTGGATAAGGTTgtttatcttcttccgaagGCCGTCTTTTATACCTTGTTTCGATCATCTGAAGCCGGGGCTGTGTAGTGGTGGTATACACCCCCACATgatatcttcttctatcTTTCAATATATCACGGCacagcctcttcctctcgtcGTACCCAGTGACAGCAGGACACGCAACCTTTAGGCTCAAAGAATCAATAGACTAAGAAACTTTCCGTTGTGCCGGTCGGCGTGCATGACGATGAAGTCTAAAAAGAGAAGTTAtcgaaagaaagagaacCCCCCAAGTGCCGAAATCAGATGTAAAGCAGCTAGCAAATGAAGGCGATGCCCGCCCCTCCACTGCATAAGGTCATGGGATTCGTAGACAGATATGGCGAAAGAGCAGAGTGACGAGTAACATAGACTTTATACCCCTCATTCATGCTTGATGTGGATCTTCCGACATCAGCAAGTTTGCGATTTTGCGGGCTACTGGAAAAAGGGAGTTTGCACAGGATACGCAtcagctccttcttctgatcTTTTCGGTCTAGCCGTCGTTGTCACATCCCTCCCTCCCTCACAACGCCGCCCGCCACCGCCCCCAATACTCGGCGAATCTGGAATTTAATGGTACGGAGTATGTGAAAGACTGTGCCAGATCTTAAAAGCGGCTATGACGGTCAGCTGATGATCATTATTTGCTCTCAAATTCGACCGATCAGCGTCCGATGGCTCGGATCCGCGTGGTAACTATTATCTCAAAGCATTTCCACCGTCATTTTTGGGTATTTGTGCTGGTAGTGCGTACGTGGTTTAACTAGTTGCAGCAGCGGTAGTTGCTCGTCGGCTTCCTCGGCGAGCATATAgacctcttttttttgctgtGCCATTATTGTAAATAATGGAAGTGAGCAGACGTGTTCTTTGCTTGTCATTCACGAAGGAagcgggaggaggagagttgATCGTCCCTCGATGACAATGGAAAGAGCCATGTTTGCTCAGCTGGCCGGGACCTGGCATTGTTGGTGCCTCGGTGGATACTGCGGATAGTAGCTGATACTCGGCAATTCATTGACTACGTTGGATGGTCTATTAATGTTATAATGTAATAATGTAAGCTCTCTCGCTTTCCTTCTGTCAccactctcctcttgcccTGAACTGAACCTTCATTTTGGCTCCTGGTCTAACCATATCTTATTCGGTCTGTGGCCAACTTCCATGATATCATCAAGATATTATTTAAAAATGCGGTTCCCCGAAGACCCTTCCGATACCGCACTTTCTTCGTTGTATTATCTATCATAGTAGGTACCGGCTGAATGGTCGGGAGCTGATGCGTGTTCGGTTGGATTAATTTTATGCCAATAATACCCCTACGGTGGTCAAATTAATTATCATGGCAGAGATGATTAACAATCAACGAACACTTGTACCCTTGTCGCTATTTTTGGCGGGAGGCCTTTCGATTGACTTTGCACTCTGtatttcatcttcccagcCGTGGCGCATCACCGATCACCGCTCACTTCTGCAGTGTACGGCTGTGGTCCGGCTCACCACAGGTCATCAAACGACTCACATTTGCAGTGTACAGCTGTGCAGCTGTGCAGGTGCTCGAATCGTTCACGTTCTTTCATTTTTAGCCTTGTACATTAATTGCATATTGGGTGTCAGGCTGCAATATCTATCATGGCTGGCTTACCGTCCCAGGGTGTCTCGCTGCCTGTTCCCTTCGTCTGCCTGAACTCTGAAATGGAAGTCATTTCTTTAATAGAGCAATTGCCGCTCCGGGTATTTGAAAACTAAGGACTTCCTTGTCACCTATGTACGTACTACGCTATTCATAACTCTGCTAATATTTCTGCATCTTTATTCAGagcgaaggaagagaacgtcctcccctcttccctgcCTCATCAGCCATGAATTGCGACGAGAACAACAGTACCTCGTGGCTCTTCATCAGCAAAATAATAGCTGTGGTATGCAATATTGAAACTTTCTTAGACGTAGTTAGAAAATGCAGCGGGAGGCACCCCCATGTAAGCATCTCCACATAGGTACGACGATGGGCGATGATCAACGATCCTGATTCACGCGTGCGAGCAACCAATAATGGCAGTTCCATATCGGACCATTCATGGCATGAACATTAAGCGCAGATCTGCGATCTACAATTTTCTACAATCGCCCTCCAAGCCGCTTGGCCTCCCGACTTAGTATAGTTCGGTTCCGCCTACTCACACATTACCCTCAATGGAAGGATACCGCCAATTTGCACACGTATCTCTCAAAACTCTCTTGCCGTCttgtctctccttcttctcttcctccttttgctGCGTCGTTTCCGCCTACTCTATTTGATATTGTGCAGTATCGTACACGTCGTGCGTACCCTTTGTGGAGCGGGCGGTATTTGAGTCAGTTATGATCTAGATGTTGCACACTTGCGACAATGAGGTCGGTTGACTGGAAACAACGAATAATGGATTGCTGTGCGCTTCTCGCTGATCGGCCACAAGCATGAATTTCTTTCAGTAGAATGATCCAAATGAAGGCACAGCAATAAAAGGACTGGATTCTGAACATAACTTACTTATTTTGTATTAATCAAAGGACTGTGATCAGTTAACGGCACTACAAACAgcgagaaaaaaaaagatcCCGACACGCACGTAACCTGCCTCGATATTTCTCCCTCTGCATATGGGACTCACTCAGGGCCATTCATCTCGCCGGTTCGACTGACATATGTATTATCCCCTGGAGCTCTCCACTACCTTTAACACACTTTTAAGGAGGCTGGGCTCTAGTTGCATTTGTgcaagagcaaggatcGTCATTTGTGGCCAGTTGCTGATTTTTATTGGTTTTAGATAGACCGAAATGCTGGTACAGCTTTTGAACCTTGGACAACATGTTACATTGAGCGGGTATATTAACGGAGTTATTGAGGGCTCGGGGGATTAGCTGTACTCCTCgccggtggtggtgctgcTGGAGCTCGAAAAGGCTGTAGTAGGGTGGACGGATGTGTTGCGGAAGTAcactgaagatggtgagtgGCCTTGGAAGAATGACCTGGGCTTATTTTTGGGCACTATCTTCAGCAACTATCTTCAGCATTTTCAAGCGATAAATGTGCGGAGATCAATCCGGACATGCTCGTGTGCATTTGATGTCTCTTCAATACACGACCCACTAAGACAAGCATTACATCATGGCAACCCTGATCCTTGACATTTCATTTGATTAGTTTGATACTTCCGATTTTTTCCTCCATACAATGCCGGATGGTGAGATGACCCCATCGAGCTGAAAGTCCCAATCCAAGGTGGGGACCCTTTCCCCAGGAGATAACATTTGCGGCTCAAGTGCAATAGCCACTATGCGTAGGTCAGCCATATTTATTGAATCACATGACGAGGTTGTAACTGCAGAGACGTACTGAGTAAAGGGCGAGGATGCGTGGAGGTGTATGATTGAAGGAAACGGTCATAGTAGGCTTTACCTCGGCCAAGCTGCACCCTTTGTCAGACTCGTCTTCTCATCCTATGTTGAGTGGTAGAAATAAACGCACTCTATTACATTCTCCGTCGAATGCGACGCCCGGGATGAGGATCAAGTCCATTGCGGGTGCTTTGGGACTCATAGCTTAAAACTTGATGAGTTTTTATCTTGACCGAGCGACGCGGGAAAGCACACGTACCATCCTCCCGTAAAGATTTTTCCacgtccttcctctctaCTCCAGGGTCAATGATTCCCCATCTATCTAGGGGACAGTTTTTCAGATCTTGAGTGGTATACAATCTGAGCATACGCATATCATGTTCTGGTGACGGGCTGGAGGGCGACGGGGCGGAGGGGTTGTTGGTTCGGGCAGGGGGTGCAGGGATGTATGGTGTGTACAATGAAGTTCCTGGACAATCGAATTGAGCTTTAATTTTTAGGGCATATAGAGCGGGATGAGCAGTATTACCTcgtttgagaagatgatccaCGATCAAGTTCGTTCGTAATTCACCGTGCGCCATACTGAGATAGCACCCGACCGAGTTCGCTTTCTTGAAAAAATTCTGATCAAGGAGTATACGGAAGACATCCCTGGCTGGGATAATGTAAGCTTCTATGGACTATAATATATATTACTCACACTGTTTGTCAATCTCGGAATCACTCATGCCCTTGAGCGTCCGAAGCATGGTTTTGCGTAGTGTTGCTTTGAGGGCGAATGTTGCAGCCATTTTGTCTGGTGTTTCTTGTCTCCCAATGGGATTGGGTTCGGGGTTGCTCATGAAGCGCTCCAGAGGTGGAAGTTATTAGAAGGAGTAATAGTTTGGTACTAACCAAGGTCTTCCGTCTTTCGTTGGTGCGTCGGTTATCAATCGATGGCGACGGACGGATGAGACGGACGGCCGGGGAAGGAttaaaaatgatgatgtaaCTATTTGAGGTGCGGTCATGCCCGGTGGTTGAGTCGGATATGTTTTCCGTAGAGTATCTGTTTTCCCTAATTGTTTTTCGTCGATATTCTAGGCGCAGAGAGCGATGATCAGGCCTCCCCCCCTGCCCCGGACGCTCGTGCTGGACTACTATGATTCATGTGAGTACTACGTGGCGTGGCGCCTAGCTTACTTTCGCAGACACTAACAACCTGGTCACCCTGCTCACCCGCACCTATGGGGACGCCGATGTGCTGGAAAAACTCGTTGTGGTAAAAGCGGACAAGTACACGTGGTGAGgtccttccctctccccaaCATCTGATCGCCCCTAATGCCTTGAAGGGACGAGTTCCAGCGTTTAGTCCTTCCTAACATCGACTGTGTCATTCTCTCCCCCGGCCCAGGCCGCCCCGATAATCCTGCAGTGAGCGAGCACTCCGGCCCCCCGCCTCTGTCCCTAACAACCCCGTAGGACATCGGTTTCGCACTCCAGCTCCTGCGTCGTCATCCGGTCCCAATCCTCGGAGTCTGCCTCGGTCACCAAGCGATCGGCGTTGCCTTTGGCGGGAAGGTATCCACAGCTTGCCCCCATTATATGTCGCCTTGCTAACGCTCTAGAAAGATCATCAATACTCCCAAAATCACCCATGGGCATGTCATCCCCGTCGCTCCAGTACAACCCCCAATTGGGCTCTtcgcttctcctctgtTTGACGCAGATGGTAAAACTCAGTTTGATGTGGTCGTCTACAACAGTTTAACAGTAGACCCAATAAGTCAGATCACTTCTCTTTAATTCGATATGCCTTGCTAATATTCCCGTATCTCTAGCTCTTCCTCAGGATCTTGATGTGACAGCATGGTCCATTCCTTCACCAGATCGACCAGCTAGTATCCAAGGACTGAGGCATCGACTCTACCCTATATGGGGTGTACAATACCATCCAGAGGTGCGCTCTCGGTCATCGCAATGAAGTCATTGCTTATAATGCTCACAGTCAATCTCTTCTACCTGTGGATCATCGTTACTTGTTTCGTTTTTGGACGAGGTCCACAAAATCAATAACCGACCTACATCATACCCTAGTCTCCTTCCCtcaatcatctcttcttgcgcGTACCGTGTCGTCAAGGCTGGATCAACAACCACATCACATGAACCTTTGCTCACTGCGCCAGCCTCGTCATCAAAGCTCAAGAAGGTGAACAAGGCTTTTGATGGATTGGGCAAAGGTCTAGCCACGGAGGATGTATTCCAGCGTctaaggaaaagggaggaGGCTGTAGCAGAGATATGGCTTGACGGGCAAACAGTATGTCTTCATATACCCTCCAAGGTATGGATGTGCGCTGACCTCTTGCAGCCTACTCGCCCTTCTACCTCTTCGCTCGCTTccccatctttccttctcacaTACTCTCTCACCACTCGTACTGTCACCCTTCACCGAGCGGGATCTTCTCCTAGCACGCTTCCCCTCCCTGAAGATACCACCTTTTGGGAATGGTTCTCCGCCGGCCAGGAAGCCATAACCCGCAATCTCCATTCTGACCTGGAACCTCGAATGAGCggctggagagga of the Cryptococcus tetragattii IND107 chromosome 2, whole genome shotgun sequence genome contains:
- a CDS encoding 5-formyltetrahydrofolate cyclo-ligase; translation: MAATFALKATLRKTMLRTLKGMSDSEIDKQSRDVFRILLDQNFFKKANSVGCYLSMAHGELRTNLIVDHLLKRGTSLYTPYIPAPPARTNNPSAPSPSSPSPEHDMRMLRLYTTQDLKNCPLDRWGIIDPGVERKDVEKSLREDAMSPKAPAMDLILIPGVAFDGECNRLGRGKAYYDRFLQSYTSTHPRPLLMAIALEPQMLSPGERVPTLDWDFQLDGVISPSGIVWRKKSEVSN